DNA from Oxyura jamaicensis isolate SHBP4307 breed ruddy duck chromosome 4, BPBGC_Ojam_1.0, whole genome shotgun sequence:
CTAGGGGAATCTTCAGTATCCTCACCTTTTACGTATCCACTTTCAGAGATGCAGTCCATAAAATGAGCCTCCATGATATTTTCATGCAATTCTACAGTTGCTTAGTCATAAGCATCCAAGACTATTTGGATTCATATAATACAGGCAACATAGCAGAGCCTAGTCTGTTTTACCATTACCATTCTTAAAGCCAAGGAAATATGCTGTCTGCAAGTGACTCTCAAATCCCTGATTTTTGAATCTTCTAAGTtatgttgcattttaattatttttcaataaaatggctttcctttctccctccaaaacttttgtctgaaaatgtaaataggTTAAGCACTTACAGAGGACAGTATACTGACAAATAattcaggaaggaaaactgaaatttttgGTTGAATTCATAGAGAATTTCTTCCCACTTTTTTGTTATGTCATAGAAACAATTATTTGTGCAGCTTTACCATATGACCAGTTTCAATTCCGTATCTTTGTTCTCATTGataaaatgttcaaaacaaaacaaaacaacaacaacaaacaataaaattgtacagtgaatgctttcattttctcacaTCTACAGTTTcaataaatgaaagaatatgTGAATTTACTTACTGAACACATCTCCTCGGGGTTTCTGAGGATCTATCTGGATTCTGTTGTCATCTGTAACTCCCTGGGAAGATGTTGTTTCAATGGGAGTATGTGAAGGATATTGGGTTGTTATCACAGAAGTTATTTGTGGTGGTAGCGTGGGTTTTAACATTGTAGGCTGAGGTGGTGTTGGAGGTGGAGGTCTCGTCACTGGCTTTGTTACCAGCCTTGGCGTCACAGGCACATACCTCGTGGTTGGCTTTGGTGTGGGTCGAGTTGTTGGCCTTGGTGTGGGTCGAGTTGTTGGCCNNNNNNNNNNTGGTGTGGGTCGAGTTGTTGGCCTTGGTGTGGGTCGAGTTGTTGGCCCGGCTGTTGGTTGAGTTGTTGGCCCGGCTGTTGGTCGAGTTGTTGGTCTGGTCACCGGCCTTTCTGTAATGATAACAGATACAAATGGTGGTCTGAGGGGTTGGCTTGTGCCTCCAACATCAGGAATCCTATTGGCTACACCAGGGCCTCCCTTCGGAAGCACGCCGTTGCCCTTGAATATATGATATGGACCAGGTGGCTCAGTCATATTAGGAATAACTGCAGAGAGAATCAAAAAGGGACCAAAATGCACATCTGAGTCTCTCACTCCATAAACTTAAGAATATAGTTCATTGACATGAAGAAtctttgctgaaataatttatcttcttCTTAATGTTTCCACTAATTAGACACATACTTTAGCATCAACACTACCGAATTTTCTGTACTTCTCATTACAGTATTTTAGAGATGATTTAGAATGACTAAAGGCACACAGTGACTTccatccccacctcctcccaAGCATCAACGCTTTCAGAATTAGCAAAACGTACCCAAAAGAGCTGGAAGTAAAAAAGCATGGACAGGAAGGGTAGATCTTAAGACACACTGTAAAACTGCACAAGTTTTTACTCAGGAGCAGAGCAAAACTTAGTAACACTCCAATGTTACCACCGTTTTGGTCATGAACAGGCACATCCCTTTGGCTTAAGAAAGTATCATTCAGGCCTCTCCGCTTCCTCACAACACTTCTCCTTGTCAACAAGCATTAATCATGTTACAGACATTGAACCTAAACCAACTAGCTTTCCTTTAAATCCTTCTCTTTGCTGAACACCAGGAGAGTAAGTaaatggtttttcttttcagcctccacaaaaaaagaagaggtgAACCAAGCACCACCTACAACACAGTGGCATTGCCTGCTATTAATACCACCTCCCTAATATTTCATAAAGAAAGGacaacagattttaattttgtttcacaaaGGGAGTTGCTATAGACACAAAATGCAATAAcatctgttttgttatttataattTACTCTTTCTTAATAAACCTTTATATCTCACTGGAGTTCTTAAAAGCCCCAGTAAGAATTCAAGTCACATATTGTGTGTACGAGTGTTTCAGGTATAACAGAGTTAAAATGAAGAACAAGTCTTTGTTAAACAATGAACTGTTTGATGGTATCAGGTAAAGAAGTTTTCTCTCTGGCCACCTGCTTGCTACTATTGTTTTGAATAGCCTGCAGATTTTACATTATGGTgtattaaaatatcaaatgcaCCTTAGGACTAAGCACATCCACATATAATTGTAACCATTCAGGTTGTGAAAGATCACCTCAGCAAGACCACAAAACCATGATGGCTAAAACCATCGCAGTTTGCAGTGGTACTGCTCTCTAAAGAGATGGGTGAGTCACCAGCGACCAGAATCCACATACAAACACTGGGTTCTCAAACAGGTTCTGCAGATCTATCATAGAGCTGCATAGTCCTGAGGGAAGACTGGGGAGAGCTCCAGCAGCCTGTTCAGTACCAAAGGCGATGACTGCTGCTCCCAACAGGGACATGAGAATGGGAATTCTCTTGCAGGGCACTCTCCTAAAGAAATCCTCTCTTGGCTGTGCTCAGATCTGCAGAGCAGCGGGGAGTGGACGTGGTAAGCTGCTGAAACGGGCACGTTGAAGAATGAACATAATAACAGCGTATGAGTAATATGCACTGTTTGACCAGACCTACCCTGCTTACTCACTTGTCCTCATTCTGAAGCAATCTCTAGAATGAAGCTGTGAATAGGGTGAGGtgaatttctttctaattatgAAAATGTCTGAGAGAGAGCTATTTTTATCAAAGCATGCAAAGACTCAGAAAACTCAGACTACATTCCCTGGCCTTtcttaaagtattaaaaatagttGAAAGAAACTGAGTCTGATAGTGTTATATCTCAAAATTTACAACACAGGATTCATGGACACATTTGCTTTTagaattgcttttttaaaaccagTGTTACATACGTATGCAGTTTGTTCCATTGTCTCTGTACCCTTCTTTACATTTGCATCTGTACGATCCTGGTGTATTGTAACACCATGAAAAACTACCACAGTGATGCTGGCCAAGAGAACATTCATCTATATCTGCAACAGaaagttacaaaaaataaatcatttgcaTTAAAGAAATCTGACTTTCTGCTTAACCCTGCAAAAACATGAACAGTAGTATGATCATTAGGAAAAgcacagatttcagaaaattcaaTAAAACTGAATTGACAGTAGAAAAAGGAAACCAGCTGCAAATTAATGTGGTGAGTATAGGAATACACACATTCTCAATCACCTaggtattaaaatgttttatttttttcataaaacgTTTCTTCTTTATTATAGATCTAGGTAGAAACTGCTTATACGACATTTCCACGTTGCTCGTAGTATAAGCAAAATCTCAAAATTCCAGTGCTGTGCACAGAGATTTTCTCTCAAAAAATTGGTTTAAACATAAACCAATACCTCAATATCTCCAcatgatccttttttttccagtggaaggATCGTAACCATTGAGGCCATGGGAAACTAAGACAGTAGGATCTGGGAACATCTCTGTTGAAGGGCATTCACCAGCTGCATTCCAGTCTCATGTCCAGACAAAGACAGGTTATTTCCCAACCCCTGCCTTTTCCCCACCCCTGTCTTCAGGGAAGGAAGGTTGTGCAGTCTGGGTTGGAAGGAGTTGGGGTGTACCCTTGCCACATTTTCTTATCTTGGATCTTGGGCTAGAGTAGAGCTCAGACATAGCCTAAACTGACGCAGTGCTCCAAACCTACAACTGCCTGTGCCCTGTGAAGACTGTGGACACAAAGGTTTTGGAAAGGAATTAGTGGAACACAACATCTGCTCTCCCACCTGATTTCACAAGAGAACCAGTTACAAGAATTGGGGCCAAAtacatgctttcatttttgcattCAATCTATTTCTATGACCCATTCTTTCCTAAAATACAGGTGCAGAGCAACCTAAAACAACCTGCTTCAACACTTCTGCCATAATAAGCAAACGTTCctctttaaaacattaatttcagtttaGAATATGTGTCTCTGTTACATGCACATAAGAAATACGTTATTACCATGGCATTGGTATTTGCCTCCGATGTATATTAGATCAAAGCCTTTATGACACTTGCAAATGTAGCTTCCAAAAGTATTGACACAGTGCCTAAATCGTGGGCAGATGACTCTTCCGGTAGCACATTCATCAATATCTGTGGAAACAAAGgaactgcattatttttcataacagtTAAAATACAATCTATACTATCTATATTAAACTGGTTtcacataacaaaaaaaatgaagaagaatagCCAAAGTACTTCTGAAAAGGTCATTCTGGCTGCAGGCTGGTCAGCCAGCAGTAACACCTGAGCACTTCTGGCTGTGTCACATGCTCACAGCTCAGCTCTTGGTCACATGCCTGCATTTTTATGCTTCCAATGCCAGAAGCCTTTACAAATGCTGTGAATTACAAGAGAGGCACCATGGGCATCACTACCAAAGTCTCAGCATTTGGTCTGTAGTCTTGCATCCTGGTGCCCTTCCCCTTGGAAAGGAGATTTTCTCTAACTGCCCACAGAATGTCTTCTTCAGGGCTTCATAGCACTCATCCTTAGAACTGTGCTGACATTTGTCTGAAGAAAAGCTATTTCATGCTACCTATATAAATTTCTTTTCTCCCACTAAGCCCTGCAAAGTTAAAAAGATAGAATCTTGATTTACAGGtgaggaataataaaaaataccccAGTTATTCTTTTGTTCTGAAACATGCCTGAAACATTGCTCCTGTTGCACAGGTCATGTGTACCCACTCATAATACATTACCATGCAGTAGAAAgtaatttgcttttataaaaaatcTCAGGCATCCCTAATCCATGACCTGCACACTGAGCCTATCAGAAATCTTCATCCGTTCAGGACTTGCTCTAAGCAAAGAGGGCAGGCTGATGCCAGGGATGCAGTATTTCTGGGTCACCTACACATAGTCACCACAGGCCGAATGCTTTGCCAGTACCTGCCCCTTTGCAAGTCCTTACCCTGCAGTACCTGCACCGTAGCTGACCCCTCTGTCACGGGGATATTGGCTACGTAAAGTGACCTTCAGGTCTTAGAGGTGCTGAGGTATGTGGCTCCGTTTGCCCTGCCAGGGAGATGAAGCAACATCCAGGCAAGAACAGAGGACTGGGAAACCGTGTGATGCTCAGCCAACGTCTGACGCCTCTCAGCTCCCTGAAGCTGCTGTTCTTCATGATAAGTACGCCAGGCTGAGGCCCGGGGAGCAGCCAGCACTCACCCAGGTCTGCTCTCACTGTCTGCAGAGCTCTCAGCAGGAGATCAGGCTGATACACAAGTCACGCACAGCCACTCACTCTGTAGCCCTTGGAAACCGAGCTGCAGTCTGCTAAGTACTTGAAGCTTAATTCTTCACTGAGGTAGGGACCTGCCATGCACAGCTGCCTCTGACGCACACTGCTTCTGACATTCATTGGTTATCTGCGGGGCACAGTTCaagcctctgctctgcagctctatCAGGCTCTTCATCTATGGGAAAGCAAGATTTTGCTCTCCACGCaattctttttccaaaaaggaGCACTTCAGCAGCAGGTGTCAAGAGTGCAAAACAAAGCTGAGTGATTGATGCCTTGCTGCTTGTGAAAGAGGCCTGAGCAAGGCAGAGAGAAGCCTGAATCTCTtacacagcacagaagaaacattGCCACTGACCATTACCATTTCTCACAACCAAAAAGTAACCTCGAGCCATGAATTACTGCCTGGATGGGCTCTCCCAACAGCAACTGTTGGCACCGTCCCACCATGCATAAGGAATTAGTGAGGACAGAAGGATGCAGCCCTTTAACTCCCACCCTCCTGGCCCACCAGACTGCTCTGACACAGCTCTGCACTACTCTCAGACTGGAGCACTCCTGCAATGCTTCAGGAAAGGGCTGAAcgggaaagaaaatgaagccaaCACAGGGCACACGCCTGAACCTCCCTATAGATCTGCCTCTtggtttaaatatatttttaacattctaGGGTCTGAGgacattattaacatttttaaatggtggTAAGGAACATGGTAGCATTTGTAATTCACAAGCCACAATCTTCTACCCtttattcaaatattatttcaatgCTGCATATTTCAGACTCTGCATTACTatagcattttttaattattatttatttttaaaccacagcttcaaaaaacaattcagtaggaaaaaatattagtcACTGAGCATATTTCACGATGGCGTGGATTATGTTCTTTAAAAACCTAACGGAGCTTGTCCTGCCTTCCTTTCTGTACAAACCcatttttctgcaaattcaCGTAAGTTAAGAAGTGTGCTGAGAGCGCTGTAGTCGTATTGTTTAATTTTCTAGGCAATGATACAACCTAAAGACATAGGACTGAACTGCTCATTGATACACTGTTGAAAACTGACACAAAATTAATGGGAAAATGTTGCAAATGCTTACTACTTACATTTGATGTAAGAAGCGGGGTGGATGCTCTTTACTGGtgggaaaaacactttttgatcATTAGCTAGAAGATGGCATGTAAGTGCTTACGGTTAGTCTCCTCCAGCTCTCGAACAGCACAGACTGTCACTTCCTTCAAACTGACAGACCTGTGCCAATTCACACCTGGGCCAAATGGTGCAAAGGCTGTTTCCCTTTACCGGCTGCAACGCTCCATGGCTCCTATGCTTCCTATAAAACCAGGGCACAAGGGGGTAATTTGTATTCTGATCAGCCTGGTCTGCAATGGAGGTGCGTGCCCAGACctagcagcagggagctgctgcaaaGGCAAGTAGTGCAGACAGAACCTCATGACTGTCGTAGTCAGAGttcaagagaaaagcagaattacaaGCAGACTTGCTTCCATCCCACTGTGAATAAGGCCATATTcccaatgcattttaaaataatttgatttttaagtttATAACGGTATATTTTCAAGATCCTATTCACAAGCAAAGCAACAAGAAAGactttattttgcagtgaaagttattattttcagtCCTTAAATAACTACAGACCTTCTAAAGCTGAAATGTATGTATTGttcatttcataaaatgaaaaacccaGTCAAAAGAGCTGACAACATAGTTTGATGGCTAATTTATTGATTCAAGAATCCTTAATTAGTCAATTAATCCCTAACTTCACTGAACATTTTGCTGAATTCTTTTTCAATTTGTTGTTAGTTTAAGTGATTTACCTTCAAAGGTGAATTGTTCAGTTGCTCTTTACTGTCTGGAAGGAACATTTTAAGGAGAGAATGATCAGCATGGGTTAAACTAAGAATAGAATAATGCCTAGAGGAATTTCCACCTGTGctaaaaataagcattaaatTCCCAGCTGTCTTTCAAATTCCGTTCAAACTAGGATTTCACAAGCTGCAGCGGATAGACACTTCAATTTTCTTACTGTCATCTACACTGCTATTTCCTTACTGCTTCTACACTGTGGTAGTATCTGTATACTCCTTGGAACTGATGTGCTCCCCAGCAGTGATAGGGTTGTGCACATATGAGGAACAAATGAAGTTCTAGccccaaattattttgattcttGGTGGTATTTCCTGGTTTAGTGCAACTCGAACTTGACAGAGAAATTATACTCAAATGCACGTCACAGTCATTTCTTACCAAGAAAGAGCTCCACATCGTATGTATGACCCATGAAGGACATAGGTAGTCTCTCGCTATGACTACCTTCTCTGCATTGTGTAAGCCTGCTCTGAAATTTttgtagattttaaaaatgggatACAAGATCAATCTGAATGATGCATGTAAATTGAAATGTGGGTACACACTTCTTCAccttaatagaaaaaaatgtcttttttaaaaaaaaatctacactaAACAACTAGTGTCATATTGCTGGTCAGAGTATTAGACTTCTGGATTACAagtgtattttgtttatttcaaagtaaGTATGAAGTTTGAATTTCTCATAGAAATGCACCCACTAGGAGAATCTCAAGTATTTTTCTAGCAAATTTCTACATTTGGTACAATTTGCTTGAATTCCTACTTAAAATCACTCAGCTTACTACGACATGGTACAAGTCTTTTGCAAAGATCTCTATGTGCCACGTCTACAGTGAGACTAATCACAGTACAATCTCTTTAGCATGTGACaatggtcttttttctttctttctttctgattgCTATACCCATTCTTTTGCATGAATAAACGTGCCAATTACACTCTTAGAGCTGAGCCTGCTCCTCACATCAGAAGATCTAGATTCTGTCCCTTGCTCTGCCACCAAGTTCTCGGTCAGCATGGGTAAGTCACTTTGAGAAACACCTCCCCTGTGGATAGCCATGACACCCAAGTGGATGATTAGGGCATCCATACTCTCTTACGTTCTTTCAGTACAATTCTGTATGGTTGTTAGAGGTTATGGAACAGTAGTATTGAGTAGGATACAAATAGCAAAATCACTGGAGCATCATGCCTACTCAGAATGTATAGTTAATGACTAATGAAATCACGTCACGCTGTTCTTCAGACCATAGTAATGTGTGGCACAATACAGTCTGATTAACCACGAGCACCTCTTCCATGTTCAAGAATGCGAGAACAGTATATTTCACTTCCATACTGTATGAATTCCTGAGTTTAACTTGGAGTTTTCACAGTTCGGCAAGAAAGACAGGAGCCTAAATTCCATTAATACTGAGAGTGTGCAGAGACCTTTACCTTGGTTAGCCCAATCCTTATTAGCAATGTCTTTAAACTGCATGGataatgctttcaaaatacaCCTGATAAACTCTTGAAATGCATTTAGGGTAAGGCTGAAAActcccttggaaaaaaaaaaaaatgtgcatctgATCACTTACCTATGCAGGTTCTGCCATCAGGCCCCAGCTGCAGTCCTGGAGAAGGACAGCGGCAGCGCACTTCTCCTTTCAGCACATCACAGCCATACTGACAGTTTGCCATCGAGCAAGAAAGGGCAtctagggaaaaataattgaattgtGTTAGATAAGGGATCTGACCAGAACCAGAAAGTCACTGAAATCTTTGGAGAAGTAAGACACAGTATAGATAGAATAGAAATGGAGAAACACCTGTAGAATTTGACAGGTATTCACTCATGCCTTAAAAGAGCAactgtaaaaaaagaaagacaaaaataaaaacaccacaatTGTAGTAAGTTGTGTCATGGAAAGTAGCGctcatgaagaaaataaattccactgCGTACAGtatcaacatttcaaaatagaaGTACCTTTAATTAAAGGTcatctctccccttccctttgtCCAGGCACTCAAAATATCTACTTTCATGTGCTGAAGTAGGAACCTCATCTCCAGAGAGATGACAGTACAATTTTATACCAGTCAGACAACCAACATCTGCAGCTTTAatgattttacatttataaGGATATAATACAACAGAACTACAGGTGTCTTGCTGCAATGAAAACAGCAAGCACTTGTCTCTGAAGGACAATTATCAGTGATTTACATCATTGAAGAATGCTTCTGGGAAAACGTgtaataaaactaataaaatcaaactatttgctcttgttttgttcagcctaatttcattaggaaaaaaaaaaaaaaaaagcagctcattTTATGCAATTGCCTGATTTCCAGCAAGATTAATCTGTTACTGTAGGACTCATCTTAATTTCATAAAGGTTTCCCAGGGAAGCCCAAGCAGGGATCTTGAGGAGactgcaagaagaaagcaaCAAGCCTTGCCGTACTGGAGCATGTTCCGTCTGGCATCAGCATGTAGCCATTCAGGCAGTAGCACTTGTAGCTGCCGTAGGTATTCATGCACCGGTGTTTGCATGGCCGGGGCTTCAGTCCACACTCGTTTAGATCTGCAACAAAGAGTACAAGGGAAGGggacaagaaacaaaaacatagcaaggatttgtgaaaagaaatacaagatcAAATTCCcggagaaagaaggaaaaatgcagcaaTTAGCTTTTTAGGTGCAGTCCAGCTGATAGCAAGTGTTCTGAACAAACTGCACAAAGCACTGTTCAGTCCTGCTGCCAAGTGGagtatgtttttctgtttcacagataccctttcagaaaaaaatgatttaaaaaatcaccGTACTAGCATTAAATTAAGCACTGACAGAAGTTTCATTAGCAAGTGTACAAGCTCAGGCTGCCCAGATCTCACTACTATCCATGTCGATCTGATGACCCGGACCAGCCAGAActccagaggaggagaaagcaaaTTTCACTGCTGCAATCGCTATCAGCGAGTCTGATAGTGATTCAGTGATTTGCTATCATGCTTCAAAATTAGTtgcagaggaaggcaggaaaacCGATTTGAAGCTACTTAAAACAATCCcatggagaaaatgttttccttaccATCTACGAAATACTGAAAAAACTACCTGACACCAATGATATTTGTCAAGGACTATGCCTAAGGGCTAATATTTCAGATTTACGATTTAATACAGAATTCATGACTTAACTTGTAAATATTCAGCCCATGATTTTCATATCAGTTGACAGGGCTTCTAACAAGACTGAGTCAGGAAACCCTTCTGAATTCTCTTCCAAtaatatgttaattttattgGGTACAACAGAATAATTCTCCACAGAATTTAGTTATTTGTATATTGACAAGTAAAGATGAAAATATAGGTGAACATAATAAATGTATTCACAAATCCAGCCAGCAAGTACTTAACTGAATTACTGGCCCTCATCTCCAGTATCGCATAACGCTGCCTGGAGTGTTGTTACAGTAACAAAGAGGGAGGTATTTCCAGGAACCTTTCAAGGAGCCACCTCCACTATGAAACACATTCTCATAAAGTGTCGTCAATGTGACCCAAAACCATCCTCGGGGATTTTGCTAGTACATGTAAATGAGCACTCTGTTATGTCACGGTTGTTCCCGAGAGCTCCAAAAGTgttagaa
Protein-coding regions in this window:
- the NPNT gene encoding nephronectin isoform X1, whose amino-acid sequence is MELSLRLLLASCLSVGAAGEFDRRWSRQIVSSTGLCRFGSRIDCCWGWARLAWGHCQPFYVLRQRIASLRCQPKAICQPGCKHGECVGPNKCKCHPGYTGKTCNQDLNECGLKPRPCKHRCMNTYGSYKCYCLNGYMLMPDGTCSNALSCSMANCQYGCDVLKGEVRCRCPSPGLQLGPDGRTCIDIDECATGRVICPRFRHCVNTFGSYICKCHKGFDLIYIGGKYQCHDIDECSLGQHHCGSFSWCYNTPGSYRCKCKEGYRDNGTNCIQRPVTRPTTRPTAGPTTQPTAGPTTRPTPRPTTRPTPXXXXPTTRPTPRPTTRPTPKPTTRYVPVTPRLVTKPVTRPPPPTPPQPTMLKPTLPPQITSVITTQYPSHTPIETTSSQGVTDDNRIQIDPQKPRGDVFIPRQPGVSNNLFEILEIERGITADEFEANDDPGVLVHSCNFDSGLCGWIKDKDDDLHWEPIRDASGGQYLTISEAEGKEGKAAHLILPLGHAAQAGDLCLSFRHKVPGLHSGALQVFVRRNGAHSPAVWGRKGGHGWRETHITLRGPGTKSVIFRGEKGKGRTGDIGLDDVILRRGRCSEEH
- the NPNT gene encoding nephronectin isoform X2; the encoded protein is MELSLRLLLASCLSVGAAGEFDRRWSRQIVSSTGLCRFGSRIDCCWGWARLAWGHCQPICQPGCKHGECVGPNKCKCHPGYTGKTCNQDLNECGLKPRPCKHRCMNTYGSYKCYCLNGYMLMPDGTCSNALSCSMANCQYGCDVLKGEVRCRCPSPGLQLGPDGRTCIDIDECATGRVICPRFRHCVNTFGSYICKCHKGFDLIYIGGKYQCHDIDECSLGQHHCGSFSWCYNTPGSYRCKCKEGYRDNGTNCIQRPVTRPTTRPTAGPTTQPTAGPTTRPTPRPTTRPTPXXXXPTTRPTPRPTTRPTPKPTTRYVPVTPRLVTKPVTRPPPPTPPQPTMLKPTLPPQITSVITTQYPSHTPIETTSSQGVTDDNRIQIDPQKPRGDVFIPRQPGVSNNLFEILEIERGITADEFEANDDPGVLVHSCNFDSGLCGWIKDKDDDLHWEPIRDASGGQYLTISEAEGKEGKAAHLILPLGHAAQAGDLCLSFRHKVPGLHSGALQVFVRRNGAHSPAVWGRKGGHGWRETHITLRGPGTKSVIFRGEKGKGRTGDIGLDDVILRRGRCSEEH